A window from Dysidea avara chromosome 2, odDysAvar1.4, whole genome shotgun sequence encodes these proteins:
- the LOC136248213 gene encoding protogenin B-like: MVTQSSIKEWNQLELGAGGIQDFGLKLLHKSLVENGVSVIASQLDIVMKNRIQYLRYNELMPSPVLCIKIGKDIKIVGYFDFEESEDELDIDYEVQTAPYFTTKPSPLAVDLSQSATLTCAAVAADSDVKYKWAIGSRSFPSKVTGINTKRLVIPDVRSSDDNTYTCTISNEFGTLTSNPAQLTVTGLPEVTVDPPNQSVEVTQTVTFTTTVNGVGKENFSYQWRHNGVDIDDMTGSNLTILSAAENSSGLYSCTVCNQYGDWTTSNDSKLDVKPCFVTHPMDVTVNTNESVTLKCDAKGASKYEWRREGGVIRDDVEGKDTNTLVINKILSSDAGEYYCVASINGHNPIESSKALVVVNNTGSSKPDVVYIYDDTSANENSDQQYYCVIQ; this comes from the exons ATGGTTACACAGTCATCAATTAAGGAGTGGAACCAACTAGAGTTAGGTGCTGGTGGCATCCAAGACTTTGGTCTCAAACTACTACACAAAAGCCTGGTAGAAA ATGGAGTTAGTGTAATTGCTTCACAACTAGATATTGTTATGAAGAACCGGATACAATATTTACGCTATAATGAGTTGATGCCTTCTCCTGTACTCTGCATCAAAATTGGAAAGGATATTAAAATTGTTGGCTACTTTGACTTTGAAGAGTCTGAAGATGAGTTGGACATTGACTATGAAGTGCAAACAG CAccatatttcactacaaagccCTCACCACTAGCAGTTGATCTTTCACAATCTGCCACACTCACatgtgctgctgttgctgctgattCTGATGTAAAGTACAAGTGGGCAATCGGATCAAGATCATTTCCTAGTAAAGTTACTGGTATAAACACCAAACGTCTTGTGATCCCAGACGTGAGATCATCTGATGACAACACCTACACTTGTACAATTAGTAATGAGTTTGGTACACTCACATCAAATCCAGCTCAACTAACAGTtactg GTCTACCAGAGGTGACTGTGGATCCACCCAATCAAAGTGTAGAGGTTACACAAACTGTCACGTTCACTACCACAGTAAATGGTGTAGGGAAGGAGAACTTCAGTTACCAGTGGAGACACAATGGAGTGGATATTGATGACATGACAGGCAGCAATCTTACTATTCTTTCTGCTGCTGAGAACAGCAGTGGACTGTATAGCTGTACAGTATGCAATCAGTATGGAGATTGGACTACCTCTAATGATTCTAAACTAG ATGTGAAACCATGTTTTGTTACCCATCCAATGGATGTGACAGTGAACACCAATGAAAGTGTAACACTAAAGTGTGATGCCAAGGGAGCATCAAAGTATGAGTGGAGAAGAGAAGGAGGTGTTATCAGGGATGATGTTGAAGGAAAAGATACCAACACTCTTGTAATTAATAAAATCCTAAGTAGTGATGCAGGAGAGTACTATTGTGTGGCCAGTATTAATGGTCACAATCCTATTGAATCTAGTAAAGCATTAGTCGTGGTAAATAATACAG GAAGTTCAAAACCAGATGTGGTTTATATATATGATGATACTTCAGCTAATGAGAACAGTGATCAACAATATTATTGTGTGATACAGTAA